A window of Juglans regia cultivar Chandler chromosome 7, Walnut 2.0, whole genome shotgun sequence contains these coding sequences:
- the LOC108991288 gene encoding 3-epi-6-deoxocathasterone 23-monooxygenase CYP90D1 has translation MDTMWLVLGTSIFFSTIILYRKRFRLRSLHRSTLPLGSLGWPLIGETIEFVSCAYSDRPESFMDKRRRIYGKVFKSHIFGSPTIVSTDAEVNKFVLQSDAKAFVPSYPKSLTELMGKSSILLINGSLQRRIHGLIGAFFKSPHLKAQITRDMQKYVQESMANWKDDHPIYIQDEAKNIAFQVLVKALISLDPGEEMELLKKQFQQFISGLMSLPINIPGTTLYGSLQAKKKMVSLVQNIIQARRQSVLISTVPKDVVDVLLNDSSEQLTDDLIADNMIDMMIPGEDSVPILMTLAIKYLSDCPTALQQLTDENLKLKNLKAQLGQPLCWSDYLSLPFTQNVITETLRIGNIIIGVMRKAMKDVEIKGYLIPKGWCFFAYFRSVHLDENHYDWPYKFNPWRWQDKDTSTCNFTPFGGGQRLCPGLDLARLEASIFLHHFVTEFRWVAEEDTIVNFPTVRMKRKMPLWVKRRGNP, from the exons ATGGACACCATGTGGCTTGTGTTAGGgacatcaattttcttttccaccATAATTCTCTACAGGAAAAGGTTTAGACTCAGATCATTACACAGAAGCACACTTCCTTTAGGCAGTCTTGGATGGCCTCTTATAGGGGAAACAATTGAGTTTGTGTCTTGTGCTTACTCTGACCGCCCCGAGAGCTTCATGGACAAACGTCGCCGCAT ATATGGAAAGGTGTTCAAGTCACACATATTTGGAAGTCCCACGATTGTTTCGACGGATGCAGAAGTGAATAAATTTGTTCTGCAGAGTGATGCAAAGGCTTTCGTCCCGTCTTACCCCAAATCACTCACGGAGTTGATGGGGAAGTCTTCTATTTTGCTGATCAATGGGAGCTTACAAAGGAGAATCCATGGACTCATAGGAGCCTTCTTCAAGTCCCCACATCTCAAGGCTCAAATTACAAGGGACATGCAAAAGTATGTTCAAGAATCAATGGCAAATTGGAAAGATGACCATCCCATATACATACAAGATGAAGCCAAAAAT ATTGCCTTTCAAGTACTAGTCAAGGCATTGATTAGTTTGGATCCCGGTGAAGAAATGGAACTTCTAAAGAAACAGTTCCAACAATTCATCTCTGGCCTCATGTCTTTACCCATAAACATTCCGGGAACTACGCTCTACGGATCACTACAG GCAAAGAAGAAAATGGTTAGTTTAGTACAAAACATAATCCAAGCTAGAAGACAAAGTGTCCTAATCTCCACGGTTCCAAAAGATGTGGTAGATGTGTTGCTCAATGATTCAAGTGAACAATTAACAGACGATCTAATAGCAGATAATATGATTGATATGATGATACCGGGAGAGGATTCAGTGCCGATTCTCATGACTCTAGCCATAAAATACCTCTCGGATTGCCCCACTGCCCTACAACAGTTAACG GACGAAAACTTGAAGCTGAAAAACCTCAAAGCTCAGCTCGGACAGCCTTTGTGTTGGAGTGATTACTTATCATTGCCATTTACACAGAAT GTAATTACAGAAACTCTAAGGATCGGAAACATTATAATTGGTGTGATGCGAAAGGCCATGAAAGACGTGGAGATAAAAGGGTATTTGATACCAAAAGGATGGTGTTTTTTCGCATATTTTAGATCGGTTCATCTTGATGAAAATCACTATGACTGGCCTTACAAGTTCAATCCATGGAGGTGGCAG GACAAAGACACGAGCACTTGTAACTTTACTCCTTTCGGAGGAGGGCAAAGGCTATGTCCTGGCCTTGACTTGGCCAGGCTGGAAGCTTCCATCTTCCTGCACCACTTTGTCACTGAGTTCAG GTGGGTGGCTGAGGAAGACACAATTGTTAACTTCCCCACAGTGAGAATGAAGAGGAA